One genomic segment of Streptomyces liangshanensis includes these proteins:
- a CDS encoding lytic polysaccharide monooxygenase — MIRHRTSAAAAFAGAVTFLLAGSTLLAAAPAYAHGAPTDPVSRVAACGLASEGLAGTPACRAAVAANGGQPLGSWDNLRVAGVNGRDRQVIPDGKLCSGGIAAYAGLDLSRSDWPATKLAPGAPFTLTYRSSIPHEGTFSLYLTRQGYSPDAPLTWDDLAPEPFLTVKDPALRNGAYRIPARLPEGRTGRHVLYTVWRNTSTPDTYYSCSDVVLPGGSTDRAEAATTPPARAAVPPPPKAPTKAPERAPKPAAASPSASPSAAPSSPSPAPASAAAESANTAPVADTGSPLTPTTAALAGAAALAVAALGTVLLRRRRTATAGRPHRRHRR; from the coding sequence ATGATCCGTCACCGCACCTCCGCAGCGGCCGCCTTCGCGGGCGCCGTCACGTTCCTGCTGGCGGGCTCGACGCTGCTGGCCGCAGCCCCCGCGTACGCGCACGGCGCGCCGACCGACCCGGTGAGCCGGGTCGCCGCGTGCGGCCTGGCGTCGGAAGGGCTCGCGGGAACGCCCGCGTGCCGGGCGGCCGTCGCCGCCAACGGTGGCCAGCCGCTGGGCAGTTGGGACAACCTGCGGGTCGCGGGGGTCAACGGCAGGGACCGGCAGGTGATCCCGGACGGGAAGCTGTGCAGCGGGGGAATCGCCGCGTACGCCGGGCTCGACCTCTCCCGCTCCGACTGGCCCGCCACGAAGTTGGCCCCCGGGGCCCCTTTCACCCTCACCTACCGGTCCTCCATCCCGCACGAGGGGACGTTCAGCCTCTACCTCACCCGGCAGGGCTACTCCCCGGACGCGCCGCTGACGTGGGACGACCTGGCTCCGGAGCCTTTCCTGACCGTCAAGGACCCGGCGCTGCGGAACGGCGCCTACCGCATCCCGGCCCGTCTCCCCGAGGGCCGGACCGGCCGCCACGTGCTGTACACGGTGTGGCGCAACACCAGCACACCGGACACCTACTACTCGTGCTCCGACGTCGTCCTCCCCGGCGGGAGTACGGACCGGGCCGAGGCCGCGACCACACCGCCCGCCCGCGCCGCCGTACCGCCGCCGCCCAAGGCGCCGACCAAGGCCCCGGAGCGCGCCCCGAAGCCCGCGGCCGCCTCCCCCTCGGCGTCTCCGTCCGCCGCCCCGTCCTCCCCCTCCCCCGCACCGGCGTCCGCGGCGGCCGAGTCCGCGAACACCGCCCCCGTCGCGGACACCGGGTCCCCGCTGACCCCGACCACCGCCGCCCTCGCCGGGGCCGCCGCGCTGGCGGTGGCGGCGCTGGGCACCGTCCTGCTGCGGAGGCGGCGGACGGCCACCGCCGGGCGGCCGCACCGCAGGCACCGTCGCTGA